A section of the Vibrio vulnificus CMCP6 genome encodes:
- a CDS encoding porin produces the protein MLKRNAVAMAISSLLMASAAQAATIYENENGDYLKLYGEVGVGGHIGANFEYGEFYTDEKSYIDDSFATMGVRGKNGRMHYRLELDYERENWQYGSGDLVLSIDKLFLGYDLLESNDFNQYIEVGLTDTAFDDYDKWGDFTFDTTVETGEAGDQDMTIKYEGRFFSDIKVGASYTYGGKSSSGSELGDIVNGYLGYFGERFSAVVGLEGRGGSDGKSKYGEQQLLGFGARFAVTEAIHLGFNAFLEKEDIAQDKTLVSTDPTTGERSYVYNNFQTEENKGALVSAKYIFTPQWEFTASYNFEQYEKWDNTSDVWDGKDNSWGKERVWGTLGVNYKPTKSTVIALEMNTGEAAQDAYAYARVYF, from the coding sequence ATGTTGAAACGAAATGCAGTGGCAATGGCGATCTCCTCGCTATTGATGGCGTCCGCAGCGCAAGCCGCCACCATCTACGAAAATGAGAACGGAGACTATCTCAAGCTGTATGGTGAAGTCGGCGTGGGTGGCCACATTGGTGCGAACTTTGAGTATGGTGAGTTTTACACCGACGAGAAAAGCTACATTGATGACTCTTTCGCAACCATGGGTGTGCGTGGCAAGAATGGCCGAATGCACTACCGCTTAGAGTTGGATTATGAGCGCGAAAACTGGCAATACGGATCGGGTGATTTAGTCCTGAGCATCGATAAATTGTTCCTCGGCTATGACTTGCTGGAAAGCAATGATTTCAACCAATACATCGAAGTGGGCTTAACCGATACCGCGTTTGACGACTACGACAAATGGGGTGACTTCACGTTTGATACCACGGTAGAAACTGGTGAAGCGGGTGACCAAGATATGACCATCAAATACGAAGGTCGATTCTTCTCGGACATCAAAGTGGGGGCGTCATACACCTACGGTGGTAAATCGTCATCGGGCTCTGAGCTAGGCGATATCGTCAATGGTTACTTGGGTTACTTTGGTGAGCGCTTCTCTGCGGTTGTTGGTCTAGAAGGCCGTGGTGGCTCTGATGGTAAGTCGAAATACGGTGAACAGCAGCTGCTTGGTTTTGGTGCGCGCTTTGCGGTAACAGAGGCGATCCATTTAGGCTTTAACGCCTTCCTTGAGAAAGAAGACATTGCTCAAGATAAAACCTTGGTCTCAACCGATCCGACAACAGGTGAGAGAAGCTACGTTTACAACAATTTCCAAACGGAAGAAAACAAAGGTGCGCTTGTGTCGGCTAAGTACATCTTTACCCCTCAGTGGGAGTTCACTGCATCGTACAACTTCGAGCAGTACGAGAAGTGGGATAACACCAGCGATGTTTGGGATGGTAAAGACAACAGCTGGGGTAAAGAGCGAGTTTGGGGCACCTTGGGTGTGAACTACAAACCAACCAAGTCAACCGTGATTGCATTGGAAATGAACACGGGTGAAGCGGCACAAGATGCGTATGCATACGCACGTGTGTACTTCTAA
- a CDS encoding aminodeoxychorismate/anthranilate synthase component II encodes MLLIIDNYDSFTYNLYQYFCELGAQVQVVRNDEIDLAGIAQLNPTHLVISPGPCTPNEAGISLAAIEHFAGKLPILGVCLGHQAIAQVFGAKVVRARQVMHGKTSPITHNGRSVFKGLNNPLTVTRYHSLVVENGSLPACFELTAWTTHADGSMDEIMGYQHKTLAIDAVQFHPESIKTEQGHQLLANFLAR; translated from the coding sequence ATGCTATTGATCATCGATAATTACGATTCGTTTACTTACAACCTTTACCAGTACTTTTGTGAACTGGGCGCACAGGTGCAAGTGGTACGTAATGATGAGATTGATCTGGCGGGTATCGCACAACTAAACCCCACACACCTGGTGATCTCTCCTGGGCCTTGTACGCCAAACGAAGCGGGGATTTCGCTGGCTGCGATTGAGCACTTTGCCGGTAAACTGCCGATATTGGGGGTGTGTTTAGGCCATCAAGCGATCGCGCAAGTATTTGGTGCGAAAGTGGTGCGAGCCAGACAAGTGATGCACGGCAAAACCTCGCCTATTACGCACAATGGCCGAAGCGTCTTCAAAGGGTTGAACAATCCACTGACCGTGACGCGTTACCACTCACTTGTGGTGGAAAATGGCTCGCTACCAGCGTGTTTTGAGCTCACCGCATGGACAACTCATGCCGATGGCAGCATGGACGAAATCATGGGCTATCAGCACAAAACACTGGCGATTGATGCGGTTCAGTTTCACCCAGAGTCGATCAAAACTGAGCAAGGACATCAGTTACTAGCGAACTTTCTAGCGCGCTAA
- the astA gene encoding arginine N-succinyltransferase translates to MLVVRPIAMSDYESLHTCAVESGHGFTSLPVNEELLTNRIKHSEYSFAKANVTEPGDEGYLMVGFDSETGEVAGTTGIEASIGWDVPFYSYHISKIVHSSPKLGVNNVVKLLTFGNNYTGCSEICTLFLREKFRQGLNGRLMSKCRFLMMAEHPHRFSQTIFAEMRGVSDAQGNSPFWQWLQEHFFSIDFTMADYLTGIGKKGFIADLMPKLPIYINLLSPEAQAVIGQVHDNTRPALKLLEREGFTNRGYVDIFDGGPTVECDLRNIESVRHSVRAKVRISEHSSSKAFLIANTSFEDFRATAAKAAYDPATSSVILSPAVAEALNVEDGHYVRMLPQ, encoded by the coding sequence ATGCTAGTTGTTCGCCCTATTGCAATGTCGGACTATGAATCTTTGCACACCTGCGCTGTTGAGTCAGGGCATGGATTCACTTCTCTACCGGTTAACGAAGAGTTGTTAACCAATCGAATCAAACATTCTGAATACAGTTTTGCCAAAGCCAATGTGACCGAACCCGGTGACGAAGGCTATCTGATGGTCGGTTTTGACAGTGAAACGGGTGAGGTTGCGGGAACTACAGGTATCGAAGCCTCAATTGGCTGGGATGTGCCGTTTTACTCGTATCACATCAGCAAGATTGTTCACTCATCGCCGAAATTAGGCGTTAACAATGTCGTGAAACTGCTGACCTTTGGCAATAACTACACCGGTTGTAGCGAAATTTGTACCCTATTTTTGCGCGAGAAGTTTCGTCAAGGTTTGAATGGTCGCCTGATGTCTAAGTGCCGTTTTCTGATGATGGCAGAGCATCCACACCGTTTCTCTCAAACCATTTTTGCCGAAATGCGCGGTGTTTCTGATGCGCAAGGCAATTCGCCATTTTGGCAGTGGTTGCAAGAGCACTTTTTCTCAATCGATTTCACCATGGCGGATTACCTTACGGGTATCGGTAAGAAAGGTTTTATTGCCGATTTAATGCCAAAGCTGCCGATCTACATCAACCTGCTCAGCCCAGAGGCGCAAGCGGTGATTGGTCAAGTGCATGACAACACAAGACCTGCGTTGAAGTTGTTGGAAAGAGAAGGGTTTACCAACCGCGGTTATGTCGACATTTTCGATGGTGGTCCAACGGTGGAATGCGATTTGCGCAATATTGAATCGGTGCGCCATTCCGTACGTGCGAAAGTGCGGATCAGTGAGCATTCGAGCTCAAAAGCGTTCTTAATTGCCAATACTTCATTTGAGGATTTTCGTGCGACTGCCGCCAAAGCAGCGTATGACCCAGCAACATCAAGCGTGATTTTATCTCCAGCCGTCGCCGAAGCGTTGAACGTTGAAGATGGTCACTACGTACGCATGTTGCCGCAGTAA
- a CDS encoding DUF1338 domain-containing protein: MTPAVLFQSLWNDYIQRLCPSAAKVHQLLEEDEPLINDHIALRTFNVAPLGIETLAKPFLELGYVACGDYLFKSKKLIAKHFEHPDPTQPKVFISALKVDECSEALQAIVEKLVAQVDASRLEDSAFLHGGRLWDLSFVDYQTLAKESEYASWLAAHGYGANHFTVSVNQLKALDSVKGVNDHLRNAGFVINEVGGEVKGSPEVLLEQSSTMADKVAVHFSEGSEIVPGGFYEFAKRYPMDNGELYPGFVEASADKIFESTNG, translated from the coding sequence ATGACGCCAGCTGTTCTCTTTCAATCGCTATGGAATGACTATATTCAACGTTTGTGTCCTTCCGCTGCAAAAGTTCATCAACTGCTAGAAGAAGATGAGCCATTGATCAACGACCACATCGCTTTGCGCACATTTAATGTTGCTCCGCTGGGTATCGAGACGCTAGCCAAGCCATTTCTAGAGCTCGGCTATGTGGCGTGTGGTGATTACCTGTTTAAGAGCAAAAAGTTGATTGCCAAGCACTTTGAGCATCCCGACCCGACCCAACCTAAAGTGTTTATCAGCGCACTAAAAGTGGATGAATGCTCGGAGGCGTTACAAGCCATCGTCGAAAAATTGGTGGCGCAAGTCGACGCTTCACGTCTAGAAGACAGTGCATTTTTACACGGTGGTCGTTTATGGGATCTGTCGTTTGTTGATTACCAAACCCTAGCAAAAGAAAGTGAATACGCGTCTTGGCTGGCGGCTCATGGCTATGGTGCCAATCACTTTACCGTCAGTGTCAATCAGCTCAAGGCGTTGGACTCGGTCAAAGGCGTGAATGATCACTTACGCAACGCAGGCTTTGTCATTAACGAAGTGGGTGGTGAAGTCAAAGGCTCACCTGAGGTGTTGCTCGAGCAATCCTCGACCATGGCCGACAAAGTGGCGGTGCACTTTAGCGAGGGCAGTGAGATCGTACCTGGTGGTTTCTACGAATTCGCCAAGCGTTACCCGATGGACAATGGTGAGCTTTACCCAGGGTTTGTGGAAGCGTCTGCCGATAAGATTTTCGAAAGCACTAATGGTTAA
- the trpS gene encoding tryptophan--tRNA ligase, translating into MSKPIVLSGVQPSGELSIGNYLGALRQWQQMQDDYDCQYCVVDLHAITVRQDPKALHEATLDALAICLAVGVDPKKSTLFVQSHVPEHAQLGWLLNCYTQMGELSRMTQFKDKSARYANDVNVGLFGYPVLMAADILLYGAHQVPVGSDQKQHLELARDIATRFNNIYSPENPIFTIPEPYIPTVNARVMSLQDATKKMSKSDDNRKNVITLLEDPKSIIKKINKAQTDTETPPRIAHDWDNKAGISNLMGLYSAATGMSFEEIEAKYQGVEMYGPFKKDVGEALVSMLEPIQAEYHRIREDRGYMNEVMRQGADKASARAAETLKKVYEVVGFVGRP; encoded by the coding sequence ATGAGCAAACCCATCGTATTGAGTGGTGTTCAACCGTCAGGTGAACTAAGTATCGGTAACTACTTGGGTGCTCTACGTCAATGGCAACAGATGCAAGACGACTATGATTGCCAATACTGTGTGGTAGACCTTCATGCGATTACGGTTCGTCAAGATCCGAAAGCGCTGCATGAAGCGACCCTCGACGCATTGGCCATTTGTCTCGCAGTTGGTGTTGATCCGAAGAAGAGCACGCTATTTGTTCAGTCACATGTACCAGAACATGCTCAACTTGGTTGGCTTCTTAACTGTTATACCCAAATGGGTGAATTGAGCCGTATGACTCAGTTCAAAGACAAATCAGCCCGTTACGCCAACGATGTTAACGTTGGTTTGTTTGGTTACCCAGTGTTGATGGCGGCAGACATCCTCCTTTACGGTGCACATCAAGTACCCGTGGGCAGCGATCAGAAGCAGCACCTAGAACTGGCTCGCGATATCGCGACACGTTTCAACAACATCTATTCACCAGAAAACCCAATTTTCACCATTCCTGAGCCGTACATTCCAACGGTGAACGCGCGTGTTATGAGCCTACAGGATGCGACGAAGAAGATGTCGAAATCGGATGATAACCGTAAGAACGTGATCACTCTGCTTGAAGACCCGAAATCGATCATCAAAAAGATCAACAAAGCGCAAACCGATACCGAAACGCCGCCACGCATTGCCCATGATTGGGACAATAAAGCGGGCATTTCCAACCTGATGGGACTGTACTCTGCGGCCACTGGTATGAGCTTTGAAGAGATTGAAGCCAAGTACCAAGGCGTAGAAATGTATGGTCCATTCAAGAAGGATGTCGGTGAAGCATTGGTGTCGATGCTTGAGCCGATTCAAGCGGAATATCACCGTATTCGTGAAGATCGTGGCTACATGAATGAGGTGATGCGCCAAGGGGCAGACAAAGCATCAGCACGCGCAGCGGAAACGCTAAAGAAAGTATACGAAGTGGTTGGCTTTGTTGGTCGCCCTTAA
- a CDS encoding ExeM/NucH family extracellular endonuclease codes for MNKKMTLLAGAISSVLSGAALADINDIIITEYVEGSASNKAVEISNIGTSNYTFDGTLSLYYSSYKNVIKNSKGQNVLEGITLAPGKSIVVVNGDSSTELRQYVERLGGKDALVVAGTYDQVQHSAMNFNGDDAVWLGVGSDASGVKDIFGNYGHSGDKIWADQTMRRKSGSKPSTTYQEAEWEKLSINAFGGLGHPTDVNDEPLPPPPANLPCTDAEGTVSHKTIGEVQGEAYSSPLIESGYTSKDEYLVTGVVSAVATSLVKGFYLYDDNADGNVKTSDGVFVKTSGAVSKDMIGQQICVRAKVNEDYGMTTLLPTGNIWEVKNSTPVAVTPVKLERIDSDDETFRSTLERLEAMPVVLVEDMDAAEGNQDMRVSRTFSFDYSAKRNNMVIAYKRPNPQPNQDHVAGSDAAKAQTAQNKDYRIVVESDEKPADGKIPYYPEFASDPHNNYIRINDSVVGMTGVLHYSYNEFRLIPTANVTKANFVHNTPRTSSPVIKESYGDDGFTIKVATQNVLNYFNSPYGGHDNQFGDNRGAESQQEFERQQAKIVEAIYGLDADIVGLMEVENNGFGDFSAIRELLEAINAKYYKENYKDRFARESIHNRYVFVGFDKNGDQVLDQFDTIGSDAITTGIIYRPSKVSVIAGKVIPMPWQDAPMIVDADGKPVVDGKGELAESGKNYQRNTVAATFRVLNTGKQLTVSVNHLKSKGSTCWDDYVGTKAVDDDAQGSCENFRVASTYHLGQEMAKIGGDQIVLGDMNSYAHEDPMLVLTSNPTKKALKAADYIKVGNKWQFNGEQGPVITQTFGFINAVDYKTPAGETSWSYSYNDEVGSLDHLLITSSLKSRLVDAVDWHINAPESTLFDYSNKYKGGDLNEANPFYKADAFRSSDHDSALVTIGYKYGEAGESQVVIGTKSDRADVYFPVSESVKNGDVAELTISPAPQGVVPLRETVGKDGAQTLRFDVAGLPKGEYTMTMRVLRSAATRAAADETVVESKSMTVTVAKRDSSNVKPVVPAYDGSGGAFGFGALLSLFGFGFLRRRRSL; via the coding sequence ATGAACAAAAAAATGACTTTGCTTGCTGGTGCGATTAGTAGCGTGTTAAGTGGCGCAGCGCTGGCAGATATTAATGACATCATCATCACTGAGTATGTTGAAGGTTCAGCGAGCAACAAAGCGGTAGAAATCAGTAATATTGGTACAAGCAATTACACTTTTGATGGCACGCTATCACTGTATTATTCGTCTTATAAAAATGTTATCAAGAATTCAAAAGGTCAGAATGTACTTGAAGGCATCACTTTAGCACCAGGAAAAAGTATCGTGGTTGTGAATGGTGATTCAAGTACAGAACTTCGCCAGTACGTAGAGCGCCTCGGTGGTAAGGATGCTCTTGTTGTCGCTGGTACTTACGATCAAGTTCAGCATTCAGCAATGAATTTTAATGGTGATGATGCGGTTTGGCTAGGTGTTGGCTCTGATGCTTCTGGCGTTAAAGATATTTTTGGTAACTATGGACATAGTGGCGACAAGATCTGGGCTGATCAAACCATGCGCCGTAAGTCAGGATCTAAACCATCTACGACTTACCAAGAGGCGGAGTGGGAGAAACTGAGCATCAATGCCTTTGGTGGTTTAGGGCATCCAACGGATGTGAACGATGAGCCACTTCCTCCTCCTCCAGCAAATCTGCCTTGTACTGATGCAGAGGGCACAGTTAGCCACAAAACCATCGGCGAAGTGCAAGGTGAAGCTTACTCCTCTCCTTTGATTGAATCGGGCTATACCTCAAAAGACGAATATCTTGTCACGGGTGTGGTCAGTGCTGTGGCCACTTCGTTGGTTAAAGGTTTTTATCTGTACGATGACAATGCCGATGGCAACGTGAAAACATCGGACGGTGTTTTTGTGAAAACATCGGGCGCGGTAAGTAAAGATATGATCGGCCAGCAGATTTGTGTGCGCGCTAAGGTCAATGAAGACTACGGTATGACCACGTTGCTGCCAACGGGCAATATTTGGGAAGTGAAAAACAGCACACCTGTTGCAGTGACACCGGTAAAACTGGAGCGTATCGATAGCGACGATGAAACATTCCGTTCAACGCTAGAGCGTCTTGAAGCGATGCCAGTGGTGCTGGTGGAAGATATGGATGCCGCGGAAGGCAACCAGGATATGCGTGTATCACGTACGTTTAGCTTTGACTACAGTGCGAAGCGCAACAATATGGTCATCGCTTATAAGCGTCCAAACCCGCAACCAAACCAAGACCATGTAGCGGGCAGCGATGCCGCGAAGGCGCAAACCGCGCAAAACAAAGATTACCGCATTGTGGTGGAATCGGATGAAAAACCAGCCGATGGTAAGATCCCATACTACCCAGAGTTCGCTAGCGATCCACACAACAACTACATCCGTATTAACGATTCCGTTGTAGGCATGACTGGGGTACTTCACTACTCATACAATGAGTTCCGTTTGATCCCAACAGCCAATGTGACGAAAGCGAATTTTGTTCACAACACACCACGCACATCGTCGCCAGTGATTAAAGAGTCGTACGGGGATGATGGCTTTACCATCAAAGTCGCGACGCAAAACGTGTTGAACTACTTCAACTCGCCATACGGTGGTCATGACAACCAGTTTGGTGACAACCGTGGTGCAGAGTCTCAGCAAGAGTTTGAGCGCCAACAAGCGAAAATCGTCGAAGCGATCTACGGCTTGGATGCGGACATCGTTGGCTTGATGGAAGTGGAAAACAACGGTTTTGGTGATTTCTCGGCGATTCGTGAACTGCTAGAAGCGATCAACGCGAAGTACTACAAAGAAAACTACAAAGATCGTTTTGCGCGTGAGTCGATCCACAACCGTTACGTCTTTGTCGGGTTTGATAAAAACGGCGACCAAGTGCTGGATCAGTTTGATACGATCGGATCGGATGCGATCACCACGGGCATCATTTACCGCCCATCGAAAGTGTCAGTGATCGCCGGTAAAGTGATCCCAATGCCTTGGCAGGACGCGCCAATGATCGTCGATGCAGACGGCAAGCCAGTAGTTGATGGTAAAGGTGAGTTGGCTGAAAGCGGTAAAAACTATCAGCGTAACACCGTTGCCGCGACCTTCCGCGTGCTCAATACAGGTAAACAGCTAACCGTTTCAGTGAACCACTTGAAATCAAAAGGCTCAACCTGTTGGGATGATTACGTTGGTACCAAAGCGGTCGATGATGATGCGCAAGGCTCGTGTGAAAACTTCCGTGTGGCTTCGACTTACCATCTAGGTCAGGAAATGGCGAAGATTGGTGGTGACCAGATCGTTCTCGGCGACATGAACTCTTACGCACATGAAGATCCAATGCTGGTGCTAACGAGTAACCCGACGAAAAAAGCACTAAAAGCAGCGGATTACATCAAAGTGGGTAATAAGTGGCAGTTCAACGGTGAGCAAGGTCCTGTCATTACTCAAACCTTTGGTTTTATCAATGCCGTTGACTACAAGACGCCAGCAGGTGAGACCTCTTGGAGCTACTCTTACAATGACGAAGTGGGCTCACTCGATCACCTGTTGATCACCTCCTCGTTGAAATCACGTCTTGTGGACGCCGTCGATTGGCACATCAATGCGCCAGAATCAACGCTGTTTGACTATTCGAACAAGTACAAAGGCGGTGATTTGAATGAAGCGAACCCATTCTACAAAGCAGATGCGTTCCGCTCTTCAGACCACGATTCAGCGCTTGTGACCATTGGTTATAAATACGGTGAAGCGGGTGAAAGCCAAGTGGTGATCGGCACTAAGAGTGATCGTGCTGACGTTTACTTCCCTGTATCAGAAAGCGTGAAGAACGGCGACGTGGCTGAGCTCACCATTTCGCCAGCGCCACAAGGTGTGGTTCCTCTGCGTGAAACTGTCGGTAAAGATGGTGCTCAGACACTACGCTTCGATGTGGCTGGTTTGCCAAAAGGTGAATACACCATGACTATGCGTGTGCTTCGCTCAGCAGCAACTCGCGCAGCGGCAGATGAAACGGTGGTAGAAAGCAAATCGATGACGGTTACTGTTGCGAAGCGTGATTCAAGCAACGTCAAACCAGTTGTACCTGCCTATGATGGTTCTGGTGGTGCATTTGGCTTCGGTGCGCTGCTATCACTGTTCGGTTTTGGTTTCTTACGTCGCCGCCGTTCGCTATAA
- a CDS encoding aspartate aminotransferase family protein translates to MTVEMKVERGLFDEVMVPCYNPMEMIPVKGQGSRIWDQNGNEYIDFAGGIAVSCLGHCHPVMVNALTEQAGKLWHLSNVMTNEPALRLAKKLTEVSFAERVFFANSGAEANEAALKLARRYAADVYGPEKSEIIAFKQGFHGRTFFTVTVGGQAAYSDGFGPKPGDVTHLPYNDIEALQAHISDRTCAVMMEPLQGEGGIIPPTAEFIQAVRELCDKHNALLVFDEVQTGNGRTGEFYAYQGLGVTPDILSTAKSLGGGFPIGAMLTTAKLAEHLKVGTHGSTYGGNPLACAVAEAVVTEVSKPETLQGVKEREQWFREGLAKLNEKYQIFAEIRGKGLLLGAALNEQWKGRARDVLVAAGKEGLLVLVAGANVVRFTPSLVITKQEIEEGFAKLDKAIASLV, encoded by the coding sequence ATGACAGTGGAAATGAAAGTAGAGCGTGGATTGTTCGATGAGGTGATGGTGCCTTGTTACAACCCAATGGAGATGATTCCAGTTAAAGGGCAGGGCTCTCGAATTTGGGACCAAAACGGTAACGAGTATATCGACTTTGCTGGTGGTATTGCGGTGAGCTGTTTAGGTCATTGTCACCCAGTGATGGTGAACGCACTGACAGAGCAAGCGGGTAAGCTTTGGCATTTGAGCAACGTTATGACCAATGAGCCAGCGTTGCGTTTGGCAAAAAAACTGACCGAAGTGAGCTTTGCTGAACGTGTGTTCTTTGCCAACTCAGGCGCGGAAGCCAACGAAGCCGCACTGAAACTGGCGCGCCGTTATGCCGCAGATGTTTATGGCCCAGAAAAATCAGAAATCATCGCGTTTAAACAAGGTTTCCACGGACGTACTTTCTTCACCGTGACGGTGGGTGGTCAGGCGGCGTACTCGGATGGTTTTGGTCCGAAACCGGGCGACGTTACTCACCTTCCTTACAACGATATTGAAGCACTGCAAGCACACATTTCAGACCGTACCTGTGCGGTCATGATGGAACCGTTACAAGGCGAAGGCGGCATCATTCCACCAACAGCGGAATTCATTCAAGCCGTGCGTGAACTGTGTGACAAACACAATGCGCTGCTGGTATTTGATGAAGTGCAAACGGGCAATGGCCGTACGGGCGAGTTCTATGCTTACCAAGGTCTGGGCGTCACGCCCGATATTCTCAGCACGGCAAAATCGCTTGGTGGTGGTTTCCCTATCGGCGCTATGCTCACCACAGCGAAACTGGCTGAACACCTAAAAGTGGGCACGCATGGTTCAACCTATGGCGGTAACCCATTGGCTTGTGCCGTGGCAGAGGCTGTGGTCACAGAAGTGTCTAAACCTGAAACGCTACAAGGCGTGAAAGAACGTGAACAGTGGTTCCGTGAAGGATTAGCTAAACTGAATGAGAAATACCAAATCTTCGCTGAAATCCGTGGTAAGGGATTATTGCTTGGTGCTGCACTGAATGAACAATGGAAAGGCCGTGCTCGTGATGTGTTGGTAGCTGCAGGCAAAGAAGGTTTATTAGTGTTGGTGGCGGGCGCAAACGTGGTGCGTTTCACACCTTCACTGGTCATTACTAAACAAGAAATCGAAGAAGGTTTCGCGAAGCTAGACAAAGCGATCGCTTCTCTAGTCTAA
- the astD gene encoding succinylglutamate-semialdehyde dehydrogenase, which yields MTQWIAGEWVEGLGEEFTSLSPYDNQVVWRGKGATAEQVEMAVKAARQAFVGWKTLSVAEREAVVLAFAEQVKENSEEIAQVIAKETGKPLWETRTEAAAMAGKIAISIRAYHERTGESQKEAAGNQIVLRHRPLGVMAVFGPYNFPGHLPNGHIVPALLAGNTVVFKPSEQTPWTGELAMKLWQAAGLPQGVINLVQGGKETGIALAESKGIDGLLFTGSANTGHLLHRQFAGQPGKMLALEMGGNNPMVITDHYGDLDATVYTIIQSAFISAGQRCTCARRLYIPLGEKGDALITRLVEATKKLRVDQPFAEPAPFMGPQISVAAANFILAAQANLQSLGGESLIEAKAGEAAFVTPGIIDVTNIAELPDEEYFGPLLQVVRYQTLEQAVELANDTRFGLSAGLVSTDDGEWQYFVDHIRAGIVNRNRQLTGASGDAPFGGPGASGNLRPSAYYAADYCAYPMASMEGEETSLPATLSPGVEL from the coding sequence ATGACACAGTGGATTGCAGGTGAATGGGTCGAAGGTTTAGGTGAAGAGTTTACCTCTCTCTCCCCGTATGACAATCAGGTTGTTTGGCGTGGCAAGGGAGCCACGGCGGAACAAGTGGAGATGGCGGTGAAAGCAGCGCGCCAAGCGTTTGTTGGCTGGAAAACATTGTCCGTTGCCGAGCGAGAGGCGGTGGTGTTGGCCTTTGCTGAGCAAGTGAAAGAGAACAGTGAAGAGATCGCCCAAGTGATCGCCAAAGAAACCGGCAAGCCGCTTTGGGAAACGCGCACTGAAGCGGCGGCCATGGCGGGTAAAATCGCCATTTCGATTCGTGCGTACCATGAGCGTACCGGCGAGTCGCAAAAAGAAGCCGCAGGCAACCAGATTGTTTTGCGTCACCGCCCGCTTGGTGTGATGGCGGTCTTTGGCCCGTATAACTTCCCGGGTCATTTACCCAATGGTCACATTGTGCCTGCGCTACTAGCCGGTAACACTGTGGTGTTTAAACCTTCTGAGCAAACCCCGTGGACGGGCGAGCTTGCCATGAAGCTGTGGCAAGCTGCAGGCCTGCCTCAAGGGGTGATCAACCTGGTACAAGGTGGCAAGGAAACGGGCATTGCTTTGGCGGAATCGAAAGGCATCGATGGTTTGCTGTTTACGGGAAGTGCCAACACAGGTCATTTATTGCATCGCCAGTTTGCTGGTCAGCCGGGCAAGATGCTGGCACTTGAGATGGGCGGCAACAACCCTATGGTGATCACCGATCACTATGGCGATCTTGATGCCACCGTCTACACCATTATCCAATCGGCTTTTATCAGTGCCGGGCAGCGTTGTACCTGTGCACGTCGTCTCTACATCCCATTGGGTGAGAAAGGCGATGCACTGATCACCCGCTTGGTCGAAGCGACCAAGAAGTTGCGTGTTGATCAGCCATTTGCAGAACCTGCTCCCTTCATGGGACCACAGATTTCGGTGGCTGCTGCAAACTTCATTTTGGCGGCGCAAGCTAACCTGCAATCGCTTGGTGGAGAGAGCTTGATTGAAGCCAAAGCGGGTGAGGCGGCATTTGTCACGCCGGGTATTATCGATGTCACCAACATTGCTGAGTTGCCCGACGAAGAATACTTTGGCCCATTGCTGCAAGTGGTGCGTTATCAAACACTAGAGCAAGCGGTTGAGCTCGCCAATGATACCCGCTTTGGTTTATCGGCTGGTTTGGTGTCAACTGATGATGGTGAGTGGCAATATTTCGTTGATCATATTCGTGCTGGCATCGTCAATCGTAACCGTCAGCTAACGGGCGCGAGTGGTGATGCTCCGTTTGGTGGCCCCGGTGCGTCGGGCAACTTGCGCCCAAGTGCGTACTACGCCGCGGATTACTGTGCCTATCCAATGGCTTCGATGGAAGGGGAGGAGACATCACTCCCTGCAACGTTAAGCCCAGGCGTCGAACTGTAA